The genomic interval CGAGCGCGTGGCCACCCTGGATCTGCTTTCCCGCGGCCGGCTCGAAGTGGGCGTGGGTCGCGGCTTCTCCCCCCGGGAGTTCGAGGTCTTCGGCGTGCCCATGGAGGAAAGCCGCGAGCGGGTGGAGGAGGCGCTGGAAATCCTGCGGCGGTCGTTCCTGCCCGGCCCGCTCACCTACCATGGGCGGCACTACCGCCTTGAGGCCCTCGACGTGGTCCCCCGGGCGATCCAGACACCGCACCCGCCCCTGTGGACGGCGGCGGTCAGCCCGCAGACCTTCGAGTGGGCGGCGCACCAGGGCCTCGGCGTGCTGGTGGGACCGTTCAAGCCGTGGTTCATGGTGCGCCACGACCTGGAACGCTACCGCGACGCTTGGACGGAGACAACCCCGCCGCGCGCGGGCATGACAATAGGCGTACTGTGCCTGGAGGACGGCGAGCGGGCGCGGCGGCTTGCCGCCGAGGCCTTCACCTGGTTCTACCGGGAACTCTACCGGACCACCCTCCCCGTGCTGGAGAGCCTGTATCCGGGCTACGAGCATTTCCGCGAGCTGGGGCGCTTTCGGGCGCTGATCCGCCTCGGGATCCACTTTTCGCTCCTGGAGCGGTTCGGCATGGTGGTGGCGGGAGACCCGGCCGAGTGCGTGCAGCGGCTACGCACCTACGAGGCGGCGGGCGTCACCCACTTGCTGCTCGCAGTGGGCGCGGGCGCAGTGCCCACGGAAGTGGTGCAGGAGTCGCTCGCCTGCCTCGCCACCCACGTGCTTCCCCATTTCTCCCGGGCTGCGGATCCGGGATGAAAGTGGTGGTCACAGGTGCCGCCGGGCGCCTCGCCCGGGCGGTGCTGCCGATCCTGTGCCGGCATCCCCGGGTGGAGCAAGTGCATGGCATCGATTGGCGCGAGGTGGCGTTCACGCACCCCAAGTTCCTGGCCCACCGGGCGGACCTGCGCGAAGGACTCAGCGAGCGACTCCTCGCCGGCGCGGACGGGCTCGTCCACCTCGCCTTCATCGTCCTGCGCGCCCGCCTGGACCCCGGAAGCATGCGTGCCATAAACGTGGACGGCACCCTGGCGCTGCTGCGGCGCGCTCGCGCTGCCGGCGTGCCTCGTCGCGTCTATCTCTCTAGCGCTGCGGTCTACGGCGCCGGCGAGCAGTT from Pelomicrobium methylotrophicum carries:
- a CDS encoding LLM class flavin-dependent oxidoreductase — its product is MDFDLFYELAVPPQLGRSELQTYHDALEELALADRLGFRCAWLVEHHFMAPYSHCSKPELALAAAAQRTQRLRLGFGVIPMPLHHPVHVAERVATLDLLSRGRLEVGVGRGFSPREFEVFGVPMEESRERVEEALEILRRSFLPGPLTYHGRHYRLEALDVVPRAIQTPHPPLWTAAVSPQTFEWAAHQGLGVLVGPFKPWFMVRHDLERYRDAWTETTPPRAGMTIGVLCLEDGERARRLAAEAFTWFYRELYRTTLPVLESLYPGYEHFRELGRFRALIRLGIHFSLLERFGMVVAGDPAECVQRLRTYEAAGVTHLLLAVGAGAVPTEVVQESLACLATHVLPHFSRAADPG